In the genome of Planctomycetia bacterium, one region contains:
- a CDS encoding beta-propeller fold lactonase family protein, with the protein MARYTIRKIMRQTVLPSFVLDCFLSVLLLIWYSSLQAQTVITSKQAEIDRSPVDCVLSVDEKWLFTANQTSGTISVVSLSDNQVIQEILCGQRPSDLALSPDGKMLLASATFSHEVVAYQLQANGQLIECNRLWLGFEPRGIVIDKAGKLAYIALSTAHAIAVVELDGLKEQARIPVGRWPRTLALTPDDKTLVVTCSGNGSMSFVNVVERKLIRDEPFTGLNQGQLVISPDGEFAYTPYIYHFGSAPNQRTIKLGWVTTSRIARIRIHSEKRISSLYLDTQGQAVADPCGLAVSPNQEWMACSASGTHEVLFFKNTKLPFQGFNSRFLIDEDLRQDKERYFRLPVGGRPMYIRFSQDSRLLYVVNYLLNAIQVIDVASRSIVRTIALGGPVTPSLAREGETIFYDGTRSFDQWYSCASCHHDGHSNGIAMDTTNDGQVGNPKMVPSMRYVSHTGPWTWHGWQKDLGAAMRKSMKESMLGKPMNDHEVSAMVAYLETLSGPVSPHRGKTGQMSEAMHRGKEVFEGSKAGCATCHRGEYLTDNKVHKVGLESNYDYYQGFNPPTLRGVYDRMSYLHDGRAHTLEQLLTGPHAPEKVTGNGKLTEQELKDLVEYLKGL; encoded by the coding sequence ATGGCAAGATACACCATTCGGAAGATTATGAGGCAGACTGTCTTGCCATCGTTCGTACTTGACTGTTTTTTGTCGGTTCTGTTGCTGATCTGGTACAGCTCTTTGCAGGCTCAAACTGTGATAACAAGTAAGCAGGCCGAGATTGATCGTTCACCCGTCGATTGTGTTTTGTCTGTTGATGAGAAATGGCTTTTCACTGCCAATCAAACCAGTGGCACCATCAGTGTTGTTTCACTGTCAGATAATCAAGTAATTCAGGAGATTCTCTGCGGACAACGTCCTTCCGATCTGGCACTCTCTCCCGACGGAAAGATGTTGCTGGCTTCCGCTACCTTTTCTCATGAGGTTGTTGCTTATCAGTTGCAAGCCAATGGCCAGTTGATAGAGTGCAATAGACTCTGGCTTGGATTCGAACCACGAGGAATTGTAATTGATAAGGCAGGCAAGCTGGCCTATATCGCTCTCAGTACAGCACATGCAATTGCAGTCGTTGAATTGGATGGTCTCAAGGAACAGGCACGCATACCCGTAGGACGCTGGCCTCGAACATTAGCTCTTACACCCGATGATAAAACACTGGTCGTTACCTGCAGTGGCAACGGCTCCATGAGTTTTGTCAACGTTGTAGAGCGGAAACTAATCCGTGATGAGCCTTTCACAGGCCTCAACCAGGGGCAGTTGGTGATCAGTCCCGATGGTGAATTTGCTTATACGCCTTACATTTATCATTTCGGTTCTGCACCGAATCAGCGCACGATCAAGTTGGGCTGGGTCACAACGAGCCGGATTGCTCGTATCCGCATTCATAGTGAGAAACGCATTTCTTCACTGTATTTAGATACTCAAGGCCAGGCAGTTGCTGATCCCTGCGGACTGGCAGTTAGTCCCAATCAGGAATGGATGGCTTGCTCTGCATCCGGCACGCACGAAGTGCTGTTCTTTAAGAATACGAAGCTGCCTTTCCAAGGCTTCAACAGTCGATTCCTGATCGACGAAGATCTGCGGCAAGATAAAGAGCGATATTTCCGACTGCCGGTAGGTGGGCGACCAATGTATATTCGTTTCAGCCAAGATAGCAGGCTTCTCTATGTGGTAAACTACCTTCTCAATGCTATCCAGGTCATTGATGTTGCATCACGTTCCATCGTTCGAACTATTGCTCTTGGAGGCCCGGTAACGCCAAGTCTTGCCCGTGAAGGCGAAACCATTTTCTACGATGGAACCCGATCTTTCGATCAATGGTATTCCTGTGCCAGTTGCCATCATGATGGACATAGTAACGGCATTGCCATGGACACCACGAATGATGGGCAGGTGGGCAACCCGAAAATGGTGCCTTCGATGCGTTATGTCTCGCACACTGGCCCCTGGACATGGCATGGCTGGCAGAAAGACCTCGGCGCTGCCATGCGAAAATCGATGAAGGAATCGATGTTGGGGAAGCCTATGAACGATCATGAAGTGAGTGCCATGGTAGCCTACCTGGAAACGTTATCAGGACCGGTCAGTCCGCATCGTGGCAAGACTGGACAAATGAGTGAAGCCATGCACCGAGGAAAAGAAGTCTTTGAAGGCAGCAAGGCTGGTTGTGCCACTTGCCATCGTGGTGAATACTTGACAGACAACAAAGTGCATAAAGTTGGTCTGGAAAGCAATTATGACTACTACCAGGGATTCAACCCTCCTACCCTGCGTGGCGTGTATGACAGAATGAGTTATCTGCACGATGGCAGGGCTCACACACTGGAACAACTTCTCACTGGCCCGCATGCACCAGAGAAGGTAACCGGAAATGGAAAGCTGACGGAACAGGAACTCAAGGATCTGGTGGAATACTTAAAAGGTCTGTAG
- a CDS encoding diacylglycerol kinase family protein, protein MPKPTLTWIDKFRVAIRGVRWGITGQASFSIHIPVALIVILLGALLRIESAEWIALIFSIGLVFTAELFNSAIEVLFQGLNPDQQDRFWKSLDIAAGAVLVASLTALVIGCIIFIPRLFAMFQQ, encoded by the coding sequence ATGCCCAAACCCACTCTCACTTGGATTGACAAATTCCGTGTCGCCATTCGAGGCGTCCGGTGGGGAATAACCGGACAAGCCAGTTTTTCAATTCATATTCCTGTTGCCCTGATTGTCATCTTGTTAGGTGCATTACTGCGCATCGAATCTGCAGAATGGATCGCGTTGATTTTCAGTATCGGACTGGTATTTACGGCAGAATTATTCAACAGTGCTATCGAAGTATTGTTTCAAGGATTAAACCCCGATCAACAAGATCGATTTTGGAAGTCGCTTGATATTGCAGCAGGGGCAGTGCTGGTTGCGAGCCTGACTGCGTTGGTAATCGGATGCATCATCTTTATTCCTCGCTTGTTTGCCATGTTTCAGCAATAA
- a CDS encoding carbohydrate kinase, translated as MLSDMLIRTILKKLPSLRIGVVGDLFLDEYLEIDDTLTEPSIETGLSAYQVTSIRHSPGAAGTILNNLAALGVGKIHLLSFIGTDGRGHDVKKALTQRGIDVSYLLETPLRHTPTYTKPMLNKPGAPSRELNRLDIKNRTETPGDVQLYLYESLPRLWKDVDALLVLDQVSVAETGVITSMIRHQLAELGQSNSNKLLLCDSRERIGQFSYCWAKPNLSECQAALNTDSMTPEQAARALAFQLQRPVFCTSGEEGIFLAARFTHDVDCSGIQQYEVRQVPGYAVTEPIDIVGAGDSTSAGIACAFASGASLTEAAAFGNLIASITIQQLGTTGTATPKQVWERWKQVS; from the coding sequence ATGCTCAGCGACATGTTGATACGAACTATACTGAAAAAACTGCCTTCATTGAGAATTGGAGTTGTGGGTGATCTGTTTCTCGACGAATACCTCGAAATAGATGATACGCTGACTGAACCATCAATTGAAACAGGCTTATCTGCATACCAGGTGACTAGCATACGACATTCACCCGGAGCTGCTGGTACTATTCTCAACAACTTGGCTGCTCTGGGGGTAGGTAAAATTCATCTACTCTCCTTCATCGGTACCGATGGGCGCGGACACGATGTCAAAAAAGCATTGACGCAACGTGGCATCGATGTTTCCTACTTGCTGGAAACCCCACTGCGGCACACGCCCACTTACACCAAACCCATGTTAAACAAGCCGGGTGCACCGTCGCGTGAATTGAATCGGCTCGACATCAAGAATCGAACTGAAACGCCTGGCGATGTTCAACTCTACCTCTACGAATCTCTTCCCAGATTGTGGAAAGATGTTGATGCGCTGCTTGTACTGGATCAGGTCAGTGTGGCGGAAACCGGTGTAATCACCTCCATGATCCGGCATCAACTGGCAGAACTGGGACAGTCGAACTCTAACAAGCTATTGCTATGCGACAGCCGGGAACGCATCGGCCAATTTTCATACTGCTGGGCTAAGCCTAACCTGTCTGAATGCCAGGCAGCATTGAACACTGACAGCATGACACCTGAACAGGCAGCCCGTGCACTGGCTTTTCAACTACAGCGACCTGTTTTCTGTACTTCTGGTGAAGAGGGTATTTTCCTGGCTGCTCGCTTCACCCACGATGTTGATTGCTCAGGAATCCAACAGTATGAGGTCAGGCAGGTACCCGGCTATGCTGTAACCGAACCAATTGATATAGTGGGAGCTGGTGACAGCACCTCGGCTGGAATTGCCTGTGCATTTGCGTCTGGAGCTTCGCTGACAGAAGCAGCGGCGTTTGGCAATTTGATTGCCTCCATCACCATTCAACAACTGGGTACGACAGGTACTGCAACTCCCAAGCAGGTCTGGGAGCGGTGGAAACAAGTTTCCTGA
- a CDS encoding PSD1 domain-containing protein → MIRRRIGIIFSCCFFLFVHPLIADDKIDYFENHIRPILAEHCYSCHGPEKSKGNIRLDLPSDLQKGLDSGPLFVPGKPKQSRLMELLSHSADIKMPPKKKLSDEQIDKVQNWIEQGGHLPKDKTVVSESWKNHWAFQPVKASSTKPLTETINQLVEKRLRTQSFASAAPADRRTLLRRIKFDLVGLPPSFEEMHNFVNDPAGNDEVMSKWIDKVLVSPQFGERWARHWLDLARYADNKGYIGVGVDRTYPFAWTYRDWVVNAFNQDMPYDQFLSYQIAADQLIRKDNPQDLAAMGFMTVGRRFINNPHDIIDDRIDVTMRSMMGLTVQCARCHDHKYDPVSIKDYYSLYGVFNSSTEPDLEEMPLLGMSPPPEASAAFNQELVKLKNELTKWDKDHEQNKKDKPILFFEQRKPLENKIRRLHADHPGAPPRGMILLDKPQPVEPVVFVRGNPGNRGPKIPRQFLPFLTNQQVEPFKQGSGRVELAKAITSPDNPLTARVWVNRVWEHLVGKPLVATPSDFGLRSEPPTHPEVLDELAASLVRNKWSTRKLIKSIMMSQVYRQSSDHAESWKKDPDNRWLARMNRKRLEWEPMRDSLLLVSGQLDSTLGGPSVDIFKQGNRRRSLYAFIDRQNLPGLFRTFDVAIPDTHSPMRFTTTVPQQTLFFMNSVFLADQVKAFLQQNAIQNITDPTERIHRCYQLIFARDAREHEFALARDYLGNKPDPNAWKQWVHALLMTNEFIFVD, encoded by the coding sequence ATGATACGCCGCCGAATCGGCATCATCTTCTCCTGTTGTTTTTTTCTCTTCGTTCATCCGCTGATAGCGGATGACAAAATTGATTATTTTGAGAACCATATTCGACCCATCCTGGCCGAGCATTGTTATTCCTGTCACGGGCCGGAGAAGTCCAAAGGCAATATCCGGTTGGATTTACCATCTGATCTTCAGAAAGGGCTGGATTCTGGGCCATTGTTTGTTCCTGGAAAACCGAAGCAAAGCCGATTGATGGAATTGCTGAGCCATTCGGCAGACATCAAAATGCCACCTAAAAAGAAATTGAGTGACGAACAGATTGACAAAGTACAAAATTGGATTGAACAAGGCGGTCACCTTCCAAAAGATAAAACGGTAGTATCTGAAAGCTGGAAGAATCATTGGGCATTTCAGCCTGTGAAAGCAAGTTCGACAAAACCACTTACTGAAACAATCAATCAACTGGTCGAAAAGCGGTTGAGAACTCAATCGTTTGCATCTGCAGCCCCTGCAGATCGGCGCACGTTGCTTCGACGGATCAAGTTTGATCTGGTGGGATTACCACCTTCCTTCGAAGAAATGCATAACTTTGTCAATGATCCAGCAGGTAATGATGAAGTAATGTCAAAATGGATCGATAAGGTGCTGGTTAGTCCTCAGTTTGGTGAGCGCTGGGCAAGGCATTGGCTCGATCTCGCAAGATATGCAGACAATAAAGGTTACATCGGTGTTGGAGTGGATCGCACTTACCCCTTTGCCTGGACCTATCGCGACTGGGTAGTGAATGCCTTCAACCAGGATATGCCTTACGATCAATTCCTGTCATACCAGATTGCTGCAGATCAACTGATTCGAAAAGATAATCCGCAGGATCTGGCTGCAATGGGTTTCATGACAGTTGGTCGCCGGTTCATTAACAATCCGCACGACATTATTGATGACCGCATTGATGTGACCATGCGGTCCATGATGGGGCTTACCGTTCAGTGTGCTCGTTGCCACGATCATAAATACGATCCGGTAAGTATCAAGGATTATTACAGCCTATACGGAGTATTTAACAGCAGCACCGAGCCTGACTTGGAAGAAATGCCACTACTGGGCATGTCGCCACCTCCAGAAGCATCTGCGGCATTCAATCAGGAATTAGTGAAACTCAAAAACGAATTGACCAAGTGGGATAAAGACCACGAGCAGAATAAGAAAGATAAGCCCATACTGTTTTTTGAACAGCGCAAGCCGCTTGAGAACAAAATACGTAGATTGCATGCTGATCATCCCGGTGCGCCGCCTCGCGGTATGATTCTGCTGGATAAGCCCCAGCCTGTGGAACCAGTAGTCTTTGTGCGTGGAAATCCGGGAAATCGTGGTCCTAAAATACCTCGACAGTTCCTGCCTTTTCTCACCAATCAGCAAGTTGAGCCGTTCAAGCAGGGCAGTGGACGGGTTGAGTTAGCCAAGGCTATTACCAGCCCTGATAATCCACTGACAGCCAGGGTTTGGGTAAACCGGGTTTGGGAACATTTAGTGGGTAAGCCATTGGTTGCCACCCCCAGCGACTTCGGTTTGCGAAGTGAACCACCCACCCATCCAGAGGTACTCGATGAACTGGCTGCTTCTTTAGTCAGAAATAAATGGTCAACCAGGAAATTGATCAAGAGTATCATGATGAGCCAGGTCTACAGGCAATCATCAGATCATGCGGAATCCTGGAAAAAGGACCCGGATAACCGCTGGCTGGCCCGCATGAACCGCAAACGACTCGAATGGGAACCTATGCGGGACAGTTTACTCTTGGTCAGCGGGCAGCTTGATTCAACACTTGGCGGGCCTTCAGTGGATATCTTCAAGCAAGGCAACCGGCGCCGTTCTCTCTATGCCTTTATTGACAGACAGAATCTCCCTGGCCTTTTCCGCACATTTGATGTCGCAATTCCCGATACTCATTCTCCTATGCGCTTTACCACTACAGTGCCACAGCAAACGCTTTTCTTTATGAACAGCGTCTTTCTGGCAGACCAGGTTAAAGCGTTTCTTCAGCAAAATGCTATTCAGAACATCACAGACCCCACCGAACGCATACACCGTTGTTATCAACTGATATTTGCACGTGATGCACGAGAACACGAATTTGCACTCGCAAGAGATTATCTGGGTAACAAGCCTGATCCGAATGCCTGGAAACAATGGGTGCATGCTTTATTGATGACAAACGAATTCATCTTTGTGGATTGA
- a CDS encoding ribonuclease HI family protein, whose translation MKLTINIDGGSRGNPGPAAYGCYILGASETPIKLKGKLGHATNNVAEYHGLLRALEKSVELGADEVHIRADSELLVRQMTGVYKVKNEKIAELKALADGLIKQLGKVHFQHVYREQNTVADELCNEALDDPRLPIESLGLHKPLSTTSATNNKPARKIEKQPPDVPASSIKEYVKVKLQGSLLKLKTSQQNDSYAVVANGVSWRLAHARVPSNYQSGDAVVVLGELELKNQTPIISVRSIRKA comes from the coding sequence ATGAAGCTGACAATCAACATCGACGGCGGATCACGAGGCAACCCCGGACCAGCTGCCTATGGATGCTACATTCTGGGAGCCTCCGAAACACCAATCAAACTGAAAGGCAAGCTGGGGCATGCGACCAACAACGTCGCCGAGTATCACGGCCTGCTGCGTGCGTTGGAAAAGTCTGTGGAATTAGGCGCTGATGAAGTCCATATCCGTGCGGATAGTGAACTGCTGGTTCGACAGATGACTGGCGTCTACAAAGTAAAAAATGAGAAGATTGCTGAACTTAAAGCACTTGCGGATGGCTTGATTAAACAGCTTGGTAAAGTTCATTTCCAACATGTCTACCGAGAACAGAATACCGTTGCTGATGAATTGTGCAACGAAGCACTGGATGATCCCAGGTTGCCCATCGAATCATTGGGGTTGCACAAGCCATTATCGACAACATCAGCAACTAACAACAAGCCTGCTCGTAAGATCGAAAAACAACCGCCAGACGTGCCTGCGAGTAGTATTAAGGAATATGTAAAAGTAAAACTACAAGGTTCATTGCTGAAGTTGAAAACCTCTCAACAGAACGATTCGTATGCCGTGGTGGCAAATGGTGTGAGTTGGCGACTGGCTCATGCTCGAGTTCCTTCTAATTACCAATCAGGCGACGCTGTCGTTGTCCTGGGCGAACTCGAATTGAAGAACCAGACGCCGATAATCAGCGTACGATCAATCAGGAAAGCATGA
- a CDS encoding efflux RND transporter periplasmic adaptor subunit — protein MHYQSVLLLFVLGLTGCGTANQQAVPAVPPSKVNLKRNVEIGTAEKRSLQYTVETPGVIEAERITDIAAGVSGIVDEVLFREGEFVTPDTVLLVVDQKRFETQLSLAKANELRARAALEQSKDTARRAEDAKGAITEEERTRTALVQKTSEAELAAAEANRQLAEIQLNRSRVRPPYAGRINLRKVTAGSYIDEKGVVATIADITRLRLVGWIPESASSAVRSRMTGNLAVSFADATAQMVSAVPPLFGISVRNLAMFSVLVQAPQLSDVEFTLLASPRQTYRGRLFYMSTIANNETHMFESKSEIFPSDMKQMQAGYTARIRFPLRTNQDACVVPEEAVRPNERGFVAFVPIQKTGKNGQTEWVAQARILELGYREPGWVEVKKGLKPGETFISRGSEALEDGTPIQFANKEPAKLSSAQ, from the coding sequence ATGCATTATCAAAGCGTACTTTTATTGTTTGTGCTCGGTTTGACAGGTTGTGGCACTGCAAATCAGCAAGCTGTTCCGGCTGTACCTCCCAGCAAGGTGAATTTGAAACGCAATGTCGAGATTGGCACAGCAGAAAAGCGATCATTGCAGTACACCGTCGAAACGCCTGGTGTGATCGAAGCGGAGCGCATCACCGACATCGCAGCAGGTGTCAGTGGCATCGTCGACGAAGTCTTGTTTCGTGAAGGTGAATTCGTCACTCCAGACACCGTTCTCCTGGTAGTTGATCAAAAGCGTTTTGAGACTCAATTATCACTGGCCAAGGCCAATGAACTGCGGGCTCGTGCCGCGCTGGAACAATCCAAAGACACTGCCAGACGTGCTGAAGATGCAAAAGGAGCCATTACTGAAGAAGAGCGTACCCGTACTGCCCTAGTACAAAAGACCAGTGAAGCAGAGTTGGCTGCAGCCGAAGCCAACAGACAACTTGCAGAAATACAACTCAATCGCTCACGAGTCCGTCCGCCATATGCAGGTCGGATCAATTTAAGAAAAGTAACAGCGGGTAGTTACATTGATGAAAAAGGTGTTGTAGCTACCATCGCCGATATAACTCGCTTGCGACTGGTCGGTTGGATTCCGGAAAGTGCATCTTCTGCAGTTCGCAGTAGAATGACAGGTAACCTGGCTGTATCGTTCGCTGATGCAACAGCTCAAATGGTTTCTGCTGTTCCTCCATTATTCGGCATATCCGTGCGGAACCTTGCAATGTTTTCCGTACTCGTCCAGGCTCCCCAATTGTCAGATGTTGAATTCACTTTGCTTGCATCTCCAAGGCAAACATACCGTGGCAGATTGTTTTACATGAGCACCATTGCCAACAATGAAACGCATATGTTTGAAAGCAAGTCAGAGATCTTTCCCAGTGACATGAAACAGATGCAGGCCGGGTATACAGCTCGCATTCGCTTTCCTCTGCGAACCAATCAGGATGCGTGTGTGGTGCCGGAAGAAGCGGTTCGACCTAATGAGCGTGGATTCGTGGCTTTTGTCCCGATTCAGAAAACAGGCAAAAATGGCCAGACAGAATGGGTAGCCCAGGCACGCATCCTGGAACTCGGCTATCGCGAACCAGGCTGGGTTGAAGTCAAAAAGGGTCTGAAACCTGGTGAGACGTTTATCAGTCGCGGCTCGGAAGCATTGGAAGATGGAACGCCAATCCAGTTTGCCAACAAAGAACCAGCAAAACTTTCCTCGGCGCAGTGA
- a CDS encoding DUF1501 domain-containing protein: protein MPVTPTLAHLLLNRRQLLARCGMGMGSLGLSSLLASQGMMQASEKDKPSPLNPLLPRSPHFVPRAKHIIHIFANGGPSHVDTFDPKPKLTEYHGKMLPRPNLGTERKTGAAWKSPFEFKRYGKSGIEVSDLFPHVGSCVDDLCIIRSMYADIPNHEPSLLLMNCGEARLIRPSFGSWITYGLGSENQNLPGFVVMCPGGYPIQESQNWQAGFLPGIYQGAYLDTKHDKVEKLIENIKNNRSSYQEQRKQIDLVQSLNALHQSERKDDLQLESRIQSFELAYRMQMQASDVFDLSKEPPHILDMYGPGVHARQLLYARRMIERGVRFVQVWHGDGQPWDNHDDLEVNHKRLAKQCDQPIAALLKDLKQRGLLNDTLVIWGGEFGRTPVVELPTPGSNAGKVNGRDHNHWGFSMWLAGGGVKAGTVVGATDEFGFQSVENKVHVHDLHATLLHLLGFDHERFTYRYAGRDFRLTDVHGKVVKDIIA from the coding sequence ATGCCTGTGACCCCAACACTTGCTCATCTTCTGCTGAACCGCCGGCAACTGCTGGCTCGGTGCGGCATGGGCATGGGTTCATTGGGGCTCAGTTCATTGCTGGCTTCGCAGGGAATGATGCAGGCTTCAGAAAAAGACAAACCTTCACCGCTCAATCCACTATTGCCTCGCTCGCCTCATTTCGTTCCCAGGGCCAAACATATCATCCACATCTTTGCCAATGGTGGGCCAAGTCATGTGGATACATTTGACCCCAAACCCAAATTGACTGAATACCATGGGAAAATGCTCCCACGACCCAACCTGGGCACGGAGCGTAAGACCGGTGCCGCATGGAAGTCGCCTTTTGAATTCAAACGCTATGGAAAGAGTGGCATCGAAGTCAGCGACCTGTTTCCACACGTCGGCTCGTGCGTTGATGATTTGTGCATCATCCGTTCGATGTATGCTGACATTCCTAATCATGAACCATCGCTGCTCTTGATGAACTGTGGCGAAGCGCGTTTGATTCGTCCCAGTTTTGGCTCTTGGATTACCTACGGCCTGGGTTCTGAGAATCAGAATCTGCCTGGTTTCGTCGTAATGTGTCCAGGCGGATACCCCATTCAAGAATCGCAGAACTGGCAAGCCGGTTTTCTTCCGGGCATCTACCAGGGTGCTTATCTCGATACCAAGCACGACAAAGTTGAAAAGCTGATCGAGAATATCAAGAACAATCGGTCAAGCTACCAGGAACAACGTAAGCAGATTGACCTGGTGCAATCTCTGAATGCTTTGCATCAGTCAGAGCGGAAAGACGATTTGCAACTCGAATCCCGTATTCAATCGTTTGAACTCGCCTACCGAATGCAGATGCAGGCTTCCGATGTCTTTGACCTCAGCAAGGAACCGCCCCATATTCTTGATATGTATGGGCCAGGTGTGCATGCCCGACAACTGCTATACGCCCGCCGCATGATCGAACGAGGCGTTCGCTTCGTGCAGGTCTGGCATGGTGATGGACAGCCTTGGGATAATCATGACGACCTGGAAGTGAACCACAAACGATTAGCCAAGCAGTGCGATCAGCCTATTGCAGCACTGCTGAAAGACCTGAAGCAGCGTGGCTTGCTGAACGATACTCTTGTTATTTGGGGTGGCGAGTTTGGCCGGACTCCGGTCGTGGAACTGCCCACACCTGGTTCCAATGCTGGCAAAGTCAACGGCCGCGATCATAACCACTGGGGCTTCTCGATGTGGCTGGCAGGCGGAGGGGTGAAAGCTGGCACCGTAGTGGGTGCCACCGACGAATTCGGGTTTCAATCAGTTGAGAACAAAGTCCATGTTCACGACTTGCACGCAACCTTATTGCATCTGCTGGGGTTTGATCATGAAAGATTCACATACCGCTATGCAGGAAGAGATTTCCGGCTGACTGATGTGCATGGCAAGGTCGTGAAAGACATCATTGCTTGA